A segment of the Flavobacterium azooxidireducens genome:
TAAAAGTAGTAGTTCCATCAAATGCATATGATGCAAAAGGTTTATTAAAAGCAGCTATTCGTGATAATGATCCGGTCATTTTTATGGAATCTGAACAAATGTATGGTGACAAAATGGAAGTTCCGGAAGGAGAATATACCATTCCGCTTGGTGTAGCTGATATCAAAAGAGAAGGTTCTGATGTGACGATTGTTTCTTTCGGAAAAATTATCAAAGAAGCTTATACTGCTGCTGATGAATTGACCAAAGAAGGAATTTCGTGTGAAATAATCGATTTAAGAACGGTTCGTCCGATGGATTATGATGCCATTTTAAAATCAGTCAAAAAAACAAATCGTTTAGTAGTTTTAGAAGAAGCTTGGCCATTTGCTAGCGTAGCTTCAGAAATTACATATATGGTTCAAGAAAGAGCTTTCGATTATTTAGATGCTCCAATTCAACGTATTACAACAGCAGATACACCGGCTCCTTATTCTCCTACTTTATTGAAAGAATGGTTGCCAAATTCATCCGATGTTGTAAAAGCAGTAAAAAAGGTTTTGTATAAATAATCAAAATAAAAACTATATTTGAAACTTCATCAACGTGTTATTTGATGAAGTTTTTTTTTACGAATTGCTATGAAAATTAAAAGCCTATTTATATTATTTTTGCTTTTTTCAGCCTCAATAATTGCCCAAACTAAAGTGAGCGGGATTGTTGTCGATGAAAAAAATGAACCAATTCCCTTTGCTAATGTCTATTTTAAGAATTCTACCGAAGGTGTAATTACAAACGAAAACGGTCGATTTTATCTTGAATCTCAAAAAAGTCATGCAGTTCTTGTAGTTTCTTTTATTGGCTATACCGCTCAAGATGTTAAACTTGAGAAATCGGTTACCTATAACATGAAAGTAACTTTAACCGAAGGCGAAACCCTTCGTGAAGTGGTTTTAGTATCGGGAAAATTATCAAAAAAAAATAATCCTGCGATTGACATTCTTCGGAAAATTTGGGAAAGAAAACGGAAAAATGGCTTGCGACAATTCAATCAATACCAATATGACAAATACGAAAAAGTTGAATTTGACCTGAATACCATTGATAGTGCCACAATGAAAAGTCGTGTTTTTAGAGGAATGGAATTTGTTTTTGAACAAATGGACACTTCTGCTATCACAGGAAAAACATATCTACCTATATTTATCAATGAATCACTTTCAGAAGTTTATGGAGACAATGTTTCAAAGAGAGAAAAAGAAATTCTAAAAGCAAATAAAAATTCAGGTTTCAGTAATAATCAGCAAATAATTGCCTTTGTAAAAGATTTGTATGCCGATTATGATATTTATGATAATTACCTGAAATTTTTTGATAAAGATTTTGTAAGTCCATTGTCCAGAACCGGAATTGATGTCTACAATTATGCGTTAACCGATAGTATGTATATCGATAATAAATGGTGTTATAACATTGTTTATTATCCAAGAAGAAAAGGTGAACTCACTTTTAAAGGTGATTTTTGGGTAAATGATACCACATTTGCCATCAAAAACATCAACATGGCAGTGACTAAAAGTGCCAACATCAACTGGGTAAAAGAAATTTATATTGAACAAGATTTTGAAGTTGTAAATGATTCGGTGTTCTTACTGAAAAGAGATCATATGATGT
Coding sequences within it:
- a CDS encoding pyruvate dehydrogenase complex E1 component subunit beta encodes the protein MRTIQFREAICEAMSEEMRRDESIYLMGEEVAEYNGAYKASKGMLDEFGPKRVIDTPIAELGFAGIAVGSAMNGCRPIVEFMTFNFSLVGIDQIINNAAKMRQMSAGQFPMPMVFRGPTASAGQLGATHSQAFENWFANTPGLKVVVPSNAYDAKGLLKAAIRDNDPVIFMESEQMYGDKMEVPEGEYTIPLGVADIKREGSDVTIVSFGKIIKEAYTAADELTKEGISCEIIDLRTVRPMDYDAILKSVKKTNRLVVLEEAWPFASVASEITYMVQERAFDYLDAPIQRITTADTPAPYSPTLLKEWLPNSSDVVKAVKKVLYK